The Halorhabdus sp. BNX81 genome includes a region encoding these proteins:
- a CDS encoding NusA-like transcription termination signal-binding factor, translating into MTISLSDDERRAIVTAEEIADVTIRDCLIDDEYDRIAFVVKAGEVGKAIGRDGETVARIEDRLGRDVTLVEDAPTPEGFVANALAPAAVYDVTIEERDEKRVAFADVDEADTGAAIGTEGRTIELARRLAGRHFEIDDIQLA; encoded by the coding sequence GTGACGATCTCGCTGTCGGACGACGAGCGCCGGGCGATCGTCACCGCCGAGGAGATCGCCGACGTGACTATCCGGGACTGTCTTATCGACGACGAGTACGACCGGATCGCCTTCGTCGTCAAGGCCGGCGAGGTCGGCAAGGCGATCGGTCGGGACGGCGAGACGGTCGCCCGGATCGAGGACCGCTTGGGTCGGGACGTCACGCTGGTCGAGGATGCCCCCACTCCGGAGGGGTTCGTCGCCAACGCACTCGCGCCGGCCGCGGTCTACGACGTCACGATCGAGGAGCGCGACGAGAAACGCGTCGCTTTCGCCGATGTCGACGAGGCGGACACCGGCGCAGCGATCGGCACAGAGGGGCGGACGATCGAACTCGCCCGCCGACTTGCTGGCCGTCACTTCGAGATCGACGACATCCAGCTTGCGTGA